A part of Populus alba chromosome 8, ASM523922v2, whole genome shotgun sequence genomic DNA contains:
- the LOC118030462 gene encoding metalloendoproteinase 5-MMP, which translates to MSTMTARSFPIFVAILLLVAMQSRTIQSKPSGDPFGFIKHLEGCHKNESVKGLQELKRYLEKFGYLNYGHQGKKGHDHANDDEFDDLLESAVKAYQQNHHLNVTGSLDNSTVHEMMQPRCGVPDVVNGTKHYHTHKSIHTLAHYNFIPGNPRWTKRQLTYTFRSSVQVPAAQNIRSICAKAFQRWAQVTEFTFQEVTGSSPADIVIGFHRGDHNDGSAFDGPQGVLAHATSPARNAIFHFDADENWSENPGPNQMDLESVAVHEIGHLLGLDHNDDPNADAIMSSRISFGIAKRDLRADDIQGVRALYGFAN; encoded by the coding sequence ATGTCTACAATGACAGCTAGAAGTTTTCCGATTTTTGTAGCCATTTTACTTCTTGTCGCGATGCAATCACGCACCATCCAATCAAAACCAAGTGGAGATCCTTTTGGGTTCATCAAACACCTGGAGGGATGCCACAAGAATGAATCTGTCAAAGGGCTTCAGGAGCTCAAAAGATATCTTGAGAAATTTGGATACCTGAACTATGGTcatcaaggaaagaagggccaTGACCATGCCAATGACGATGAGTTCGATGATCTTTTAGAGTCTGCAGTCAAGGCATACCAGCAGAACCATCATTTGAACGTTACAGGAAGCCTAGACAACAGTACAGTGCACGAAATGATGCAGCCTCGATGTGGCGTGCCAGATGTTGTCAATGGCACAAAGCATTACCATACTCACAAGTCCATCCACACACTGGCTCACTACAATTTCATTCCTGGAAATCCTAGATGGACAAAAAGGCAACTGACGTACACGTTTCGTTCCAGTGTCCAAGTCCCGGCTGCACAGAACATAAGGTCCATCTGCGCAAAAGCTTTTCAAAGATGGGCACAGGTCACcgaattcacttttcaggaaGTTACCGGTAGCTCCCCTGCAGATATTGTAATCGGATTCCATCGCGGAGACCATAACGATGGTTCCGCCTTCGACGGTCCTCAAGGGGTCTTAGCCCATGCTACTTCACCAGCTAGGAATGCAATTTTCCATTTCGATGCGGATGAAAATTGGAGTGAAAACCCAGGACCTAACCAGATGGACCTGGAATCTGTAGCCGTGCATGAAATAGGACATCTTCTCGGTCTCGACCACAATGATGATCCAAATGCCGATGCCATCATGTCTTCCAGAATTTCTTTTGGGATTGCGAAAAGGGATTTGCGTGCGGATGATATTCAGGGCGTACGAGCTTTATACGGATTCGCTAATTGA
- the LOC118030506 gene encoding metalloendoproteinase 5-MMP encodes MAEKTFKFLVSLFLLLVILIKFVQSEPTGHHPFKSILNLVESQKGQSVSKLHLVKQYLKKFGYLDYDLSSNKNLNQVDDDEFDDHLESAIRTYQQNFHLEVTGRLDKHTVNQMMKPRCGVADIFNSTKHRNTSKSSDGVANADYSFFPGAPRWSKKHLKYTFGATVQVAGAESIRSVCKQSFQKWAQVTDFSFEEVPNSADADIKIAFYQLDHGDDEPFDGPGGIFAHGFRPTIGILHFDADETWSSNPGRLELDLESVAVHEIGHLLGLGHSGDHQDAIMYPYFDYGKIKRSLQEDDIEGIRDLYGL; translated from the coding sequence ATGGCAGAAAAAACCTTCAAATTTCTAGTATCCCTTTTTCTTCTCCTAGTGATTCTGATAAAATTTGTCCAGTCAGAACCAACTGGGCACCATCCATTCAAATCCATCCTGAACCTTGTGGAAAGCCAAAAAGGTCAATCTGTTTCCAAGCTGCACCTTGTAAAACAGTATCTGAAGAAATTTGGATACTTGGATTATGATCTTTCAAGTAACAAGAACCTGAACCAGGTTGACGATGACGAGTTCGATGACCATTTGGAGTCTGCAATCAGAACCTATCAGCAAAACTTTCATTTGGAAGTCACTGGAAGGCTAGACAAACATACAGTGAATCAAATGATGAAGCCTAGATGTGGCGTGGCTGATATCTTCAATAGCACAAAGCACCGCAATACTTCCAAGTCTTCTGATGGGGTGGCCAATGCTGACTATTCGTTCTTCCCCGGAGCCCCCAGATGGTCCAAAAAGCATTTGAAGTACACGTTTGGCGCAACCGTCCAGGTCGCCGGTGCAGAGAGTATAAGGTCTGTTTGCAAACAATCCTTTCAAAAATGGGCACAAGTTACTGACTTCTCGTTCGAAGAAGTGCCTAATTCTGCCgatgctgatattaaaatcgCCTTTTACCAACTAGACCACGGAGATGATGAACCATTTGATGGCCCTGGAGGAATCTTTGCCCATGGTTTTAGACCAACAATCGGGATTCTACATTTTGATGCTGATGAAACTTGGAGCAGCAATCCTGGACGTCTAGAGCTAGACCTGGAATCCGTCGCCGTGCATGAAATAGGTCACTTACTCGGGCTTGGTCACAGCGGAGACCATCAAGATGCAATCATGTATCCATACTTTGATTATGGAAAGATAAAAAGGAGTCTGCAAGAGGATGACATCGAAGGTATCCGTGACCTCTATGGACTTTGA
- the LOC118030464 gene encoding metalloendoproteinase 5-MMP, which produces MSTMTARSFPIFVAILLLVAMQSRTIQSKPSGDPFGFIKHLEGCHKNESVKGLQELKRYLEKFGYLNYGHQGKKGHDHANDDEFDDLLESAVKAYQQNHHLNVTGSLDNSTVHEMMQPRCGVPDVVNGTKHYHTHKSIHTLAHYNFIPGNPRWTKRQLTYTFRSSVQVPAAQNIRSICAKAFQRWAQVTEFTFQEVTGSSPADIVIGFHRGDHNDGSAFDGPQGVLAHATSPARNAIFHFDAEENWSENPGPNQMDLESVAVHEIGHLLGLDHNDDPNADAIMSSRISFGITKRDLRADDIQGVRALYGFAN; this is translated from the coding sequence ATGTCTACAATGACAGCTAGAAGTTTTCCGATTTTTGTAGCCATTTTACTTCTTGTCGCGATGCAATCACGCACCATCCAATCAAAACCGAGTGGAGATCCTTTTGGGTTCATCAAACACCTGGAGGGATGCCACAAGAATGAATCTGTCAAAGGGCTTCAGGAGCTCAAAAGATATCTTGAGAAATTTGGATACCTGAACTATGGTcatcaaggaaagaagggccaTGACCATGCCAATGACGATGAGTTCGATGATCTTTTAGAGTCTGCAGTCAAGGCATACCAGCAGAACCATCATTTGAACGTTACAGGAAGCCTAGACAACAGTACAGTGCACGAAATGATGCAGCCTCGATGTGGCGTGCCAGATGTTGTCAATGGCACAAAGCATTACCATACTCACAAGTCCATCCACACACTGGCTCACTACAATTTCATTCCTGGAAATCCTAGATGGACAAAAAGGCAACTGACGTACACGTTTCGTTCCAGTGTCCAAGTCCCGGCTGCACAGAACATAAGGTCCATCTGCGCAAAAGCTTTTCAAAGATGGGCTCAGGTCACcgaattcacttttcaggaaGTTACCGGTAGCTCCCCTGCAGATATTGTAATCGGATTCCATCGCGGAGACCATAACGATGGTTCCGCCTTCGACGGTCCTCAAGGGGTCTTAGCCCATGCTACTTCACCAGCTAGGAATGCAATTTTCCATTTCGATGCCGAAGAAAATTGGAGTGAAAACCCAGGACCTAACCAGATGGACCTGGAATCTGTAGCCGTGCATGAAATAGGACATCTTCTCGGTCTCGACCACAATGATGATCCAAATGCCGATGCCATCATGTCTTCCAGAATTTCTTTTGGGATTACGAAAAGGGATTTGCGTGCGGATGATATTCAGGGTGTACGAGCTTTATACGGATTCGCTAATTGA